One segment of Synchiropus splendidus isolate RoL2022-P1 chromosome 4, RoL_Sspl_1.0, whole genome shotgun sequence DNA contains the following:
- the depdc1a gene encoding DEP domain-containing protein 1A isoform X5, with product MASQIITPGPYRATKLWNEVIRLFRAGMPVGKHRQNLRNHSACFTASAAVNWLHQLLRSNSNFGPDVTRQQTVQLLKKFLKNHVIEDVKGRWGSEDLEDNGTLYRFPSSSPLKPLPRPGATASKSLRKRPSLRDKDGFLRFRSSKKIDKEARENVEPVKQAEDGSQTLEQRRELTAADEQEIWRDVTLTHLQRVLGVASLEEVLDPRHINPLNIIHNMTRVNKHGVVSLDNKTDDLPHWVLSAMKSLANWPKFDSEQPSYPGFERDVFRTVSDYFYSLPWPLLTFELYELFINVLVLCGYVVVPATHQLGKRKRPGPGPAELPAKALFRSTECLLLSLLRQGSCDETESPMTDVLGGKLESRRAMMHGCRITRARSCSLETVLDGPAPLTRQRLFMSSESLASGIEVNSEEECPPSSARGRAGDRKWHSLQGRSTGSCIDITMETGKGVRKTCRRSRVISGTDVRTPVSQRDSCVSSPKPKGLKAISTSNLWTGPHDIPATRRCLSSLDVSLHPPAHKPSAQVPHSLLQPDCERRAVEALQLCTLLLPPSSRRKLQLLMRMISRISQNVDMPRLHPAIGTRTLMVHTFSGCVLASADECDLDELLATRLVSFLMDHQDQILTVPQYLLTAISDHVSYLRSSQVPLDGLPEERGGAPLPVYTFCRQISGAEFEQQKLLTSRQAMEELLEILLTDQNLSDRDRRKKLKQFQKQYPDIYSSRVPAPPTHNKPKIKAPLINITRTKVLSLRS from the exons ATGGCCTCGCAGATAATCACCCCGGGTCCGTACCGTGCCACGAAGCTG TGGAACGAGGTGATCCGTCTGTTCCGGGCCGGGATGCCAGTCGGGAAGCACCGACAGAATCTTCGGAACCACTCTGCCTGCTTCACTGCATCAGCGGCAGTCAACTGGCTGCACCAGCTGCTTCGCAGCAACAGCAACTTCGGCCCGGACGTGACCAGACAGCAAACGGTGCAGCTCCTGAAGAAGTTCCTGAAGAACCACGTCATTGAGGATGTGAAGGGTCGCTGGGGCAGTGAGGACTTGGAGGACAACGGGACTCTCTACAG gTTCCCAAGCTCCTCGCCCCTCAAACCTCTCCCCAGACCTGGTGCCACAGCGAGCAAGTCCCTCAGGAAGCGTCCATCGCTGAGGGACAAAGATGGATTTCTTCGCTTCAGAAGTAGCAAGAAGATTGACAAGGAGGCGCGG GAGAATGTGGAACCCGTCAAACAGGCTGAGGATGGGAGTCAGACTCTTGAGCAGAGACGCGAGTTGACAGCTGCAGACGAGCAGGAgatctggagagacgtcactctgACACA CCTGCAGAGGGTGCTGGGAGTCGCCTCACTGGAGGAGGTTCTTGATCCTCGACACATAAACCCTCTGAACATCATTCACAACATGACCCGGGTCAACAAGCATGGAGTCGTTAGCCTGGACAACAAGACAG ACGATCTTCCTCACTGGGTTCTCTCTGCGATGAAGAGTTTGGCAAACT GGCCCAAGTTTGACAGCGAGCAGCCGTCTTATCCGGGATTCGAGCGCGACGTCTTCCGAACAGTGTCGGATTACTTTTACAGCCTCCCGTGGCCTCTGCTGACCTTCGAGCTCTACGAGCTCTTCATCAACGTCCTGG TCCTCTGCGGCTATGTTGTGGTGCCCGCTACTCACCAGTTGGGAAAGCGCAAGAGGCCTGGGCCTGGCCCTGCTGAGCTGCCAGCCAAAGCCTTGTTCCGCTCCACCGAGTGTCTCCTGCTGTCACTACTCCGTCAGGGGTCATGTGACGAGACGGAGTCACCCATGACAGATGTGCTAGGTGGTAAGCTGGAGTCACGGCGAGCGATGATGCATGGATGCAGGATAACACGGGCACGGAGCTGCTCCCTGGAGACAGTCCTAGATGGCCCTGCCCCCCTGACCCGCCAGAGACTCTTCATGTCAAGTGAGAGTCTAGCCTCTGGGATAGAGGTCAACTCAGAGGAAGAGTGTCCTCCCAGCTCTGCAAGAGGCAGAGCAGGTGACAGAAAGTGGCACTCTCTTCAAGGACGCAGCACCGGCAGCTGCATTGACATCACCATGGAAACCGGTAAAGGGGTACGCAAAACCTGTCGGCGAAGTCGAGTCATCAGCGGCACGGACGTGAGGACACCTGTCTCCCAGCGTGACAGCTGTGTCTCCAGCCCTAAACCCAAAGGGCTCAAAGCCATCAGCACCTCCAACCTCTGGACGGGCCCCCACGACATTCCTGCAACCCGCCGATGTCTCAGCTCCCTTGATGTTTCGCTGCATCCACCTGCTCACAAACCCAGTGCCCAAGTCCCGCACA gtCTTCTTCAACCAGATTGCGAGCGCCGGGCTGTGGAGGCACTGCAGTTGTGCACGTTGCTTCTTCCACCTTCATCTCGCAGGAAGTTGCAGCTGCTGATGAGGATGATCTCTCGCATCAGTCAGAATGTGGACATGCCTCGTCTCCACCCAGCCATCGGCACCAGAACCCTG ATGGTCCACACCTTCTCAGGCTGCGTCCTGGCAAGTGCAGACGAGTGTGACCTGGATGAACTACTGGCCACTCGGCTGGTCTCATTTCTGATGGACCACCAGGACCAGATCCTGACCGTGCCCCAGTACCTGCTGACTGCCATCAGTGACCATGTCAGCTACCTTCGCTCTTCCCAG GTTCCACTGGATGGCCTGCCCGAGGAAAGAGGCGGAGCTCCATTGCCTGTCTACACATTCTGTCGGCAAATCAGTGGCGCCGAGTTCGAGCAGCAGAAATTATTGACGTCCCGCCAGGCGATGGAGGAACTTCTGGAGATCCTGCTCACGGACCAGAACCTGAGTGACCGAGACCGGCGTAAGAAACTCAAGCAG TTTCAGAAGCAGTACCCTGACATCTACAGCAGCCGAGTCCCGGCCCCGCCCACACACAACAAGCCGAAAATAAAGGCACCACTTATCAACATCACCCGGACCAAAGTGTTGAGCCTTCGAAGCTAA
- the depdc1a gene encoding DEP domain-containing protein 1A isoform X3, which produces MASQIITPGPYRATKLWNEVIRLFRAGMPVGKHRQNLRNHSACFTASAAVNWLHQLLRSNSNFGPDVTRQQTVQLLKKFLKNHVIEDVKGRWGSEDLEDNGTLYRFPSSSPLKPLPRPGATASKSLRKRPSLRDKDGFLRFRSSKKIDKEARENVEPVKQAEDGSQTLEQRRELTAADEQEIWRDVTLTHLQRVLGVASLEEVLDPRHINPLNIIHNMTRVNKHGVVSLDNKTADDLPHWVLSAMKSLANWPKFDSEQPSYPGFERDVFRTVSDYFYSLPWPLLTFELYELFINVLGKCAARSNVFVSPTNLSPACSACIDTSSLHCLFFPSSVSVLCGYVVVPATHQLGKRKRPGPGPAELPAKALFRSTECLLLSLLRQGSCDETESPMTDVLGGKLESRRAMMHGCRITRARSCSLETVLDGPAPLTRQRLFMSRRSTGSCIDITMETGKGVRKTCRRSRVISGTDVRTPVSQRDSCVSSPKPKGLKAISTSNLWTGPHDIPATRRCLSSLDVSLHPPAHKPSAQVPHSLLQPDCERRAVEALQLCTLLLPPSSRRKLQLLMRMISRISQNVDMPRLHPAIGTRTLMVHTFSGCVLASADECDLDELLATRLVSFLMDHQDQILTVPQYLLTAISDHVSYLRSSQVPLDGLPEERGGAPLPVYTFCRQISGAEFEQQKLLTSRQAMEELLEILLTDQNLSDRDRRKKLKQFQKQYPDIYSSRVPAPPTHNKPKIKAPLINITRTKVLSLRS; this is translated from the exons ATGGCCTCGCAGATAATCACCCCGGGTCCGTACCGTGCCACGAAGCTG TGGAACGAGGTGATCCGTCTGTTCCGGGCCGGGATGCCAGTCGGGAAGCACCGACAGAATCTTCGGAACCACTCTGCCTGCTTCACTGCATCAGCGGCAGTCAACTGGCTGCACCAGCTGCTTCGCAGCAACAGCAACTTCGGCCCGGACGTGACCAGACAGCAAACGGTGCAGCTCCTGAAGAAGTTCCTGAAGAACCACGTCATTGAGGATGTGAAGGGTCGCTGGGGCAGTGAGGACTTGGAGGACAACGGGACTCTCTACAG gTTCCCAAGCTCCTCGCCCCTCAAACCTCTCCCCAGACCTGGTGCCACAGCGAGCAAGTCCCTCAGGAAGCGTCCATCGCTGAGGGACAAAGATGGATTTCTTCGCTTCAGAAGTAGCAAGAAGATTGACAAGGAGGCGCGG GAGAATGTGGAACCCGTCAAACAGGCTGAGGATGGGAGTCAGACTCTTGAGCAGAGACGCGAGTTGACAGCTGCAGACGAGCAGGAgatctggagagacgtcactctgACACA CCTGCAGAGGGTGCTGGGAGTCGCCTCACTGGAGGAGGTTCTTGATCCTCGACACATAAACCCTCTGAACATCATTCACAACATGACCCGGGTCAACAAGCATGGAGTCGTTAGCCTGGACAACAAGACAG CAGACGATCTTCCTCACTGGGTTCTCTCTGCGATGAAGAGTTTGGCAAACT GGCCCAAGTTTGACAGCGAGCAGCCGTCTTATCCGGGATTCGAGCGCGACGTCTTCCGAACAGTGTCGGATTACTTTTACAGCCTCCCGTGGCCTCTGCTGACCTTCGAGCTCTACGAGCTCTTCATCAACGTCCTGGGTAAGTGTGCAGCTCGCTCAAACGTTTTTGTGTCGCCGACTAACCTAAGTCCTGCCTGCTCTGCCTGCATTGACACTTCTTCGCTGCACTGCCTGTTCTTCCCCTCCTCTGTGTCAGTCCTCTGCGGCTATGTTGTGGTGCCCGCTACTCACCAGTTGGGAAAGCGCAAGAGGCCTGGGCCTGGCCCTGCTGAGCTGCCAGCCAAAGCCTTGTTCCGCTCCACCGAGTGTCTCCTGCTGTCACTACTCCGTCAGGGGTCATGTGACGAGACGGAGTCACCCATGACAGATGTGCTAGGTGGTAAGCTGGAGTCACGGCGAGCGATGATGCATGGATGCAGGATAACACGGGCACGGAGCTGCTCCCTGGAGACAGTCCTAGATGGCCCTGCCCCCCTGACCCGCCAGAGACTCTTCATGTCAA GACGCAGCACCGGCAGCTGCATTGACATCACCATGGAAACCGGTAAAGGGGTACGCAAAACCTGTCGGCGAAGTCGAGTCATCAGCGGCACGGACGTGAGGACACCTGTCTCCCAGCGTGACAGCTGTGTCTCCAGCCCTAAACCCAAAGGGCTCAAAGCCATCAGCACCTCCAACCTCTGGACGGGCCCCCACGACATTCCTGCAACCCGCCGATGTCTCAGCTCCCTTGATGTTTCGCTGCATCCACCTGCTCACAAACCCAGTGCCCAAGTCCCGCACA gtCTTCTTCAACCAGATTGCGAGCGCCGGGCTGTGGAGGCACTGCAGTTGTGCACGTTGCTTCTTCCACCTTCATCTCGCAGGAAGTTGCAGCTGCTGATGAGGATGATCTCTCGCATCAGTCAGAATGTGGACATGCCTCGTCTCCACCCAGCCATCGGCACCAGAACCCTG ATGGTCCACACCTTCTCAGGCTGCGTCCTGGCAAGTGCAGACGAGTGTGACCTGGATGAACTACTGGCCACTCGGCTGGTCTCATTTCTGATGGACCACCAGGACCAGATCCTGACCGTGCCCCAGTACCTGCTGACTGCCATCAGTGACCATGTCAGCTACCTTCGCTCTTCCCAG GTTCCACTGGATGGCCTGCCCGAGGAAAGAGGCGGAGCTCCATTGCCTGTCTACACATTCTGTCGGCAAATCAGTGGCGCCGAGTTCGAGCAGCAGAAATTATTGACGTCCCGCCAGGCGATGGAGGAACTTCTGGAGATCCTGCTCACGGACCAGAACCTGAGTGACCGAGACCGGCGTAAGAAACTCAAGCAG TTTCAGAAGCAGTACCCTGACATCTACAGCAGCCGAGTCCCGGCCCCGCCCACACACAACAAGCCGAAAATAAAGGCACCACTTATCAACATCACCCGGACCAAAGTGTTGAGCCTTCGAAGCTAA
- the depdc1a gene encoding DEP domain-containing protein 1A isoform X7, which yields MASQIITPGPYRATKLWNEVIRLFRAGMPVGKHRQNLRNHSACFTASAAVNWLHQLLRSNSNFGPDVTRQQTVQLLKKFLKNHVIEDVKGRWGSEDLEDNGTLYRFPSSSPLKPLPRPGATASKSLRKRPSLRDKDGFLRFRSSKKIDKEARENVEPVKQAEDGSQTLEQRRELTAADEQEIWRDVTLTHLQRVLGVASLEEVLDPRHINPLNIIHNMTRVNKHGVVSLDNKTADDLPHWVLSAMKSLANWPKFDSEQPSYPGFERDVFRTVSDYFYSLPWPLLTFELYELFINVLGLLQPDCERRAVEALQLCTLLLPPSSRRKLQLLMRMISRISQNVDMPRLHPAIGTRTLMVHTFSGCVLASADECDLDELLATRLVSFLMDHQDQILTVPQYLLTAISDHVSYLRSSQVPLDGLPEERGGAPLPVYTFCRQISGAEFEQQKLLTSRQAMEELLEILLTDQNLSDRDRRKKLKQFQKQYPDIYSSRVPAPPTHNKPKIKAPLINITRTKVLSLRS from the exons ATGGCCTCGCAGATAATCACCCCGGGTCCGTACCGTGCCACGAAGCTG TGGAACGAGGTGATCCGTCTGTTCCGGGCCGGGATGCCAGTCGGGAAGCACCGACAGAATCTTCGGAACCACTCTGCCTGCTTCACTGCATCAGCGGCAGTCAACTGGCTGCACCAGCTGCTTCGCAGCAACAGCAACTTCGGCCCGGACGTGACCAGACAGCAAACGGTGCAGCTCCTGAAGAAGTTCCTGAAGAACCACGTCATTGAGGATGTGAAGGGTCGCTGGGGCAGTGAGGACTTGGAGGACAACGGGACTCTCTACAG gTTCCCAAGCTCCTCGCCCCTCAAACCTCTCCCCAGACCTGGTGCCACAGCGAGCAAGTCCCTCAGGAAGCGTCCATCGCTGAGGGACAAAGATGGATTTCTTCGCTTCAGAAGTAGCAAGAAGATTGACAAGGAGGCGCGG GAGAATGTGGAACCCGTCAAACAGGCTGAGGATGGGAGTCAGACTCTTGAGCAGAGACGCGAGTTGACAGCTGCAGACGAGCAGGAgatctggagagacgtcactctgACACA CCTGCAGAGGGTGCTGGGAGTCGCCTCACTGGAGGAGGTTCTTGATCCTCGACACATAAACCCTCTGAACATCATTCACAACATGACCCGGGTCAACAAGCATGGAGTCGTTAGCCTGGACAACAAGACAG CAGACGATCTTCCTCACTGGGTTCTCTCTGCGATGAAGAGTTTGGCAAACT GGCCCAAGTTTGACAGCGAGCAGCCGTCTTATCCGGGATTCGAGCGCGACGTCTTCCGAACAGTGTCGGATTACTTTTACAGCCTCCCGTGGCCTCTGCTGACCTTCGAGCTCTACGAGCTCTTCATCAACGTCCTGG gtCTTCTTCAACCAGATTGCGAGCGCCGGGCTGTGGAGGCACTGCAGTTGTGCACGTTGCTTCTTCCACCTTCATCTCGCAGGAAGTTGCAGCTGCTGATGAGGATGATCTCTCGCATCAGTCAGAATGTGGACATGCCTCGTCTCCACCCAGCCATCGGCACCAGAACCCTG ATGGTCCACACCTTCTCAGGCTGCGTCCTGGCAAGTGCAGACGAGTGTGACCTGGATGAACTACTGGCCACTCGGCTGGTCTCATTTCTGATGGACCACCAGGACCAGATCCTGACCGTGCCCCAGTACCTGCTGACTGCCATCAGTGACCATGTCAGCTACCTTCGCTCTTCCCAG GTTCCACTGGATGGCCTGCCCGAGGAAAGAGGCGGAGCTCCATTGCCTGTCTACACATTCTGTCGGCAAATCAGTGGCGCCGAGTTCGAGCAGCAGAAATTATTGACGTCCCGCCAGGCGATGGAGGAACTTCTGGAGATCCTGCTCACGGACCAGAACCTGAGTGACCGAGACCGGCGTAAGAAACTCAAGCAG TTTCAGAAGCAGTACCCTGACATCTACAGCAGCCGAGTCCCGGCCCCGCCCACACACAACAAGCCGAAAATAAAGGCACCACTTATCAACATCACCCGGACCAAAGTGTTGAGCCTTCGAAGCTAA
- the depdc1a gene encoding DEP domain-containing protein 1A isoform X2, producing MASQIITPGPYRATKLWNEVIRLFRAGMPVGKHRQNLRNHSACFTASAAVNWLHQLLRSNSNFGPDVTRQQTVQLLKKFLKNHVIEDVKGRWGSEDLEDNGTLYRFPSSSPLKPLPRPGATASKSLRKRPSLRDKDGFLRFRSSKKIDKEARENVEPVKQAEDGSQTLEQRRELTAADEQEIWRDVTLTHLQRVLGVASLEEVLDPRHINPLNIIHNMTRVNKHGVVSLDNKTDDLPHWVLSAMKSLANWPKFDSEQPSYPGFERDVFRTVSDYFYSLPWPLLTFELYELFINVLGKCAARSNVFVSPTNLSPACSACIDTSSLHCLFFPSSVSVLCGYVVVPATHQLGKRKRPGPGPAELPAKALFRSTECLLLSLLRQGSCDETESPMTDVLGGKLESRRAMMHGCRITRARSCSLETVLDGPAPLTRQRLFMSSESLASGIEVNSEEECPPSSARGRAGDRKWHSLQGRSTGSCIDITMETGKGVRKTCRRSRVISGTDVRTPVSQRDSCVSSPKPKGLKAISTSNLWTGPHDIPATRRCLSSLDVSLHPPAHKPSAQVPHSLLQPDCERRAVEALQLCTLLLPPSSRRKLQLLMRMISRISQNVDMPRLHPAIGTRTLMVHTFSGCVLASADECDLDELLATRLVSFLMDHQDQILTVPQYLLTAISDHVSYLRSSQVPLDGLPEERGGAPLPVYTFCRQISGAEFEQQKLLTSRQAMEELLEILLTDQNLSDRDRRKKLKQFQKQYPDIYSSRVPAPPTHNKPKIKAPLINITRTKVLSLRS from the exons ATGGCCTCGCAGATAATCACCCCGGGTCCGTACCGTGCCACGAAGCTG TGGAACGAGGTGATCCGTCTGTTCCGGGCCGGGATGCCAGTCGGGAAGCACCGACAGAATCTTCGGAACCACTCTGCCTGCTTCACTGCATCAGCGGCAGTCAACTGGCTGCACCAGCTGCTTCGCAGCAACAGCAACTTCGGCCCGGACGTGACCAGACAGCAAACGGTGCAGCTCCTGAAGAAGTTCCTGAAGAACCACGTCATTGAGGATGTGAAGGGTCGCTGGGGCAGTGAGGACTTGGAGGACAACGGGACTCTCTACAG gTTCCCAAGCTCCTCGCCCCTCAAACCTCTCCCCAGACCTGGTGCCACAGCGAGCAAGTCCCTCAGGAAGCGTCCATCGCTGAGGGACAAAGATGGATTTCTTCGCTTCAGAAGTAGCAAGAAGATTGACAAGGAGGCGCGG GAGAATGTGGAACCCGTCAAACAGGCTGAGGATGGGAGTCAGACTCTTGAGCAGAGACGCGAGTTGACAGCTGCAGACGAGCAGGAgatctggagagacgtcactctgACACA CCTGCAGAGGGTGCTGGGAGTCGCCTCACTGGAGGAGGTTCTTGATCCTCGACACATAAACCCTCTGAACATCATTCACAACATGACCCGGGTCAACAAGCATGGAGTCGTTAGCCTGGACAACAAGACAG ACGATCTTCCTCACTGGGTTCTCTCTGCGATGAAGAGTTTGGCAAACT GGCCCAAGTTTGACAGCGAGCAGCCGTCTTATCCGGGATTCGAGCGCGACGTCTTCCGAACAGTGTCGGATTACTTTTACAGCCTCCCGTGGCCTCTGCTGACCTTCGAGCTCTACGAGCTCTTCATCAACGTCCTGGGTAAGTGTGCAGCTCGCTCAAACGTTTTTGTGTCGCCGACTAACCTAAGTCCTGCCTGCTCTGCCTGCATTGACACTTCTTCGCTGCACTGCCTGTTCTTCCCCTCCTCTGTGTCAGTCCTCTGCGGCTATGTTGTGGTGCCCGCTACTCACCAGTTGGGAAAGCGCAAGAGGCCTGGGCCTGGCCCTGCTGAGCTGCCAGCCAAAGCCTTGTTCCGCTCCACCGAGTGTCTCCTGCTGTCACTACTCCGTCAGGGGTCATGTGACGAGACGGAGTCACCCATGACAGATGTGCTAGGTGGTAAGCTGGAGTCACGGCGAGCGATGATGCATGGATGCAGGATAACACGGGCACGGAGCTGCTCCCTGGAGACAGTCCTAGATGGCCCTGCCCCCCTGACCCGCCAGAGACTCTTCATGTCAAGTGAGAGTCTAGCCTCTGGGATAGAGGTCAACTCAGAGGAAGAGTGTCCTCCCAGCTCTGCAAGAGGCAGAGCAGGTGACAGAAAGTGGCACTCTCTTCAAGGACGCAGCACCGGCAGCTGCATTGACATCACCATGGAAACCGGTAAAGGGGTACGCAAAACCTGTCGGCGAAGTCGAGTCATCAGCGGCACGGACGTGAGGACACCTGTCTCCCAGCGTGACAGCTGTGTCTCCAGCCCTAAACCCAAAGGGCTCAAAGCCATCAGCACCTCCAACCTCTGGACGGGCCCCCACGACATTCCTGCAACCCGCCGATGTCTCAGCTCCCTTGATGTTTCGCTGCATCCACCTGCTCACAAACCCAGTGCCCAAGTCCCGCACA gtCTTCTTCAACCAGATTGCGAGCGCCGGGCTGTGGAGGCACTGCAGTTGTGCACGTTGCTTCTTCCACCTTCATCTCGCAGGAAGTTGCAGCTGCTGATGAGGATGATCTCTCGCATCAGTCAGAATGTGGACATGCCTCGTCTCCACCCAGCCATCGGCACCAGAACCCTG ATGGTCCACACCTTCTCAGGCTGCGTCCTGGCAAGTGCAGACGAGTGTGACCTGGATGAACTACTGGCCACTCGGCTGGTCTCATTTCTGATGGACCACCAGGACCAGATCCTGACCGTGCCCCAGTACCTGCTGACTGCCATCAGTGACCATGTCAGCTACCTTCGCTCTTCCCAG GTTCCACTGGATGGCCTGCCCGAGGAAAGAGGCGGAGCTCCATTGCCTGTCTACACATTCTGTCGGCAAATCAGTGGCGCCGAGTTCGAGCAGCAGAAATTATTGACGTCCCGCCAGGCGATGGAGGAACTTCTGGAGATCCTGCTCACGGACCAGAACCTGAGTGACCGAGACCGGCGTAAGAAACTCAAGCAG TTTCAGAAGCAGTACCCTGACATCTACAGCAGCCGAGTCCCGGCCCCGCCCACACACAACAAGCCGAAAATAAAGGCACCACTTATCAACATCACCCGGACCAAAGTGTTGAGCCTTCGAAGCTAA
- the depdc1a gene encoding DEP domain-containing protein 1A isoform X8, whose product MASQIITPGPYRATKLWNEVIRLFRAGMPVGKHRQNLRNHSACFTASAAVNWLHQLLRSNSNFGPDVTRQQTVQLLKKFLKNHVIEDVKGRWGSEDLEDNGTLYRFPSSSPLKPLPRPGATASKSLRKRPSLRDKDGFLRFRSSKKIDKEARENVEPVKQAEDGSQTLEQRRELTAADEQEIWRDVTLTHLQRVLGVASLEEVLDPRHINPLNIIHNMTRVNKHGVVSLDNKTDDLPHWVLSAMKSLANWPKFDSEQPSYPGFERDVFRTVSDYFYSLPWPLLTFELYELFINVLGLLQPDCERRAVEALQLCTLLLPPSSRRKLQLLMRMISRISQNVDMPRLHPAIGTRTLMVHTFSGCVLASADECDLDELLATRLVSFLMDHQDQILTVPQYLLTAISDHVSYLRSSQVPLDGLPEERGGAPLPVYTFCRQISGAEFEQQKLLTSRQAMEELLEILLTDQNLSDRDRRKKLKQFQKQYPDIYSSRVPAPPTHNKPKIKAPLINITRTKVLSLRS is encoded by the exons ATGGCCTCGCAGATAATCACCCCGGGTCCGTACCGTGCCACGAAGCTG TGGAACGAGGTGATCCGTCTGTTCCGGGCCGGGATGCCAGTCGGGAAGCACCGACAGAATCTTCGGAACCACTCTGCCTGCTTCACTGCATCAGCGGCAGTCAACTGGCTGCACCAGCTGCTTCGCAGCAACAGCAACTTCGGCCCGGACGTGACCAGACAGCAAACGGTGCAGCTCCTGAAGAAGTTCCTGAAGAACCACGTCATTGAGGATGTGAAGGGTCGCTGGGGCAGTGAGGACTTGGAGGACAACGGGACTCTCTACAG gTTCCCAAGCTCCTCGCCCCTCAAACCTCTCCCCAGACCTGGTGCCACAGCGAGCAAGTCCCTCAGGAAGCGTCCATCGCTGAGGGACAAAGATGGATTTCTTCGCTTCAGAAGTAGCAAGAAGATTGACAAGGAGGCGCGG GAGAATGTGGAACCCGTCAAACAGGCTGAGGATGGGAGTCAGACTCTTGAGCAGAGACGCGAGTTGACAGCTGCAGACGAGCAGGAgatctggagagacgtcactctgACACA CCTGCAGAGGGTGCTGGGAGTCGCCTCACTGGAGGAGGTTCTTGATCCTCGACACATAAACCCTCTGAACATCATTCACAACATGACCCGGGTCAACAAGCATGGAGTCGTTAGCCTGGACAACAAGACAG ACGATCTTCCTCACTGGGTTCTCTCTGCGATGAAGAGTTTGGCAAACT GGCCCAAGTTTGACAGCGAGCAGCCGTCTTATCCGGGATTCGAGCGCGACGTCTTCCGAACAGTGTCGGATTACTTTTACAGCCTCCCGTGGCCTCTGCTGACCTTCGAGCTCTACGAGCTCTTCATCAACGTCCTGG gtCTTCTTCAACCAGATTGCGAGCGCCGGGCTGTGGAGGCACTGCAGTTGTGCACGTTGCTTCTTCCACCTTCATCTCGCAGGAAGTTGCAGCTGCTGATGAGGATGATCTCTCGCATCAGTCAGAATGTGGACATGCCTCGTCTCCACCCAGCCATCGGCACCAGAACCCTG ATGGTCCACACCTTCTCAGGCTGCGTCCTGGCAAGTGCAGACGAGTGTGACCTGGATGAACTACTGGCCACTCGGCTGGTCTCATTTCTGATGGACCACCAGGACCAGATCCTGACCGTGCCCCAGTACCTGCTGACTGCCATCAGTGACCATGTCAGCTACCTTCGCTCTTCCCAG GTTCCACTGGATGGCCTGCCCGAGGAAAGAGGCGGAGCTCCATTGCCTGTCTACACATTCTGTCGGCAAATCAGTGGCGCCGAGTTCGAGCAGCAGAAATTATTGACGTCCCGCCAGGCGATGGAGGAACTTCTGGAGATCCTGCTCACGGACCAGAACCTGAGTGACCGAGACCGGCGTAAGAAACTCAAGCAG TTTCAGAAGCAGTACCCTGACATCTACAGCAGCCGAGTCCCGGCCCCGCCCACACACAACAAGCCGAAAATAAAGGCACCACTTATCAACATCACCCGGACCAAAGTGTTGAGCCTTCGAAGCTAA